A genomic window from Acinetobacter lwoffii includes:
- a CDS encoding D-alanyl-D-alanine carboxypeptidase PBP6B, with amino-acid sequence MKYIISLIAVFSLFISAFSHAALLNIVPESVEAEAWTILDSQSGQVIAEHNADVQRAPASLTKMMVAYIALKEIEAGKLDKNEVLTATSVVKTVMWDESQMYLKEGDQISVDQLLAGLIIMSANDAAVTLAEKISGGIPQFVERMNQEAKALGMQHTNFQNPAGITMPEHYSTAADLARLSMAVVNETPDYLYYSKQPSFTYNQHFHRATNRVLQVDPTVDGLKTGFTRAAGYNLALTANRVTADFEMPNRRLIVVVLGTKSAAKRAEVSHKLMNLAYTYTRNEVAIKDQQLLAELPVIKSTLKMFKVQTKQPQIITTSLYDQGYSIDLNQFDQTQQRVMLNTGDGVLKSIEPLQETQTHINVEVKASELIAPLATMMPLATIQVYQNNQLIRTIQIEDHVEIEEANLFQKFFSWLQGLFSLFSDNTPSVKLYPLDR; translated from the coding sequence TTGAAATACATCATCTCACTGATTGCGGTTTTCAGTTTATTTATTTCTGCATTTTCACATGCTGCCCTACTCAATATTGTGCCTGAAAGCGTTGAAGCTGAAGCCTGGACCATTCTGGATTCACAGTCTGGTCAAGTCATTGCAGAGCACAATGCCGATGTTCAGCGTGCTCCGGCTTCGCTGACCAAAATGATGGTGGCTTATATTGCCTTAAAGGAAATTGAGGCCGGAAAATTAGATAAAAATGAAGTTTTAACCGCGACCTCTGTGGTTAAAACTGTGATGTGGGATGAGTCACAGATGTACCTGAAAGAAGGTGATCAGATTTCAGTCGATCAGCTTCTGGCGGGCTTAATTATCATGTCTGCCAATGATGCTGCAGTCACGCTGGCTGAGAAAATTTCGGGTGGTATTCCGCAGTTTGTTGAACGCATGAATCAGGAAGCCAAAGCGCTGGGCATGCAGCATACCAACTTCCAGAATCCGGCCGGTATTACCATGCCTGAGCATTATTCGACTGCCGCCGATTTGGCCAGACTGTCTATGGCAGTGGTGAATGAAACCCCGGATTATCTGTATTATTCCAAGCAGCCAAGCTTTACCTATAACCAGCATTTCCATCGTGCGACCAACCGTGTGCTTCAGGTCGATCCAACCGTAGATGGTTTAAAAACCGGTTTTACCCGTGCGGCAGGCTACAATCTGGCGCTGACGGCCAATCGTGTCACAGCAGATTTTGAAATGCCAAATCGCCGTCTGATTGTGGTGGTGCTGGGTACTAAAAGTGCCGCAAAACGCGCTGAAGTATCACATAAGCTGATGAATCTGGCCTATACCTATACCCGCAATGAAGTAGCGATCAAAGATCAACAGCTACTGGCTGAATTGCCTGTGATCAAATCCACCTTAAAAATGTTTAAGGTGCAAACCAAGCAACCGCAGATCATTACCACTTCTTTATATGATCAGGGCTACAGTATTGACCTGAACCAGTTTGATCAAACCCAACAGCGTGTCATGCTGAATACAGGTGATGGCGTTTTAAAAAGTATCGAGCCTTTACAGGAAACGCAAACTCATATCAATGTTGAAGTGAAAGCATCTGAACTCATTGCACCTTTGGCGACCATGATGCCTTTGGCCACCATTCAGGTTTATCAGAATAATCAGTTGATTCGCACCATTCAAATTGAAGATCATGTCGAAATTGAAGAAGCCAATCTGTTTCAGAAATTCTTTAGCTGGCTACAAGGCTTATTTAGTTTGTTTTCAGACAATACGCCAAGCGTAAAGCTTTATCCTTTAGATAGATAA
- a CDS encoding M23 family metallopeptidase yields the protein MRILVKFLRIISLLLSIGFLLTACQPPPSGEAAGWKSPYLYWQLQRAQLEAPLQIPVEGVRVGQINDTWGAARSDGRKHEGTDIFAKRGTPVFSATPGIVRRIGTNKLGGKIIWVTGPNMSQHYYAHLDDYAEHIQEGDWVEAGEVIAYVGNTGNAKNTPPHLHYGIYLGGQGATNPYPYLVPSP from the coding sequence ATGCGAATATTGGTGAAATTTCTTCGGATTATAAGCTTACTGTTATCTATAGGTTTTCTACTAACTGCCTGTCAGCCACCGCCTTCAGGTGAAGCAGCAGGTTGGAAAAGCCCTTATCTGTATTGGCAATTACAGAGAGCCCAGTTAGAAGCTCCGCTACAGATTCCGGTTGAAGGCGTCAGAGTTGGTCAGATTAATGATACTTGGGGAGCAGCGCGTAGTGACGGTCGTAAACACGAAGGTACGGATATTTTTGCCAAACGCGGTACGCCAGTATTTAGCGCGACCCCAGGTATTGTGCGTAGGATTGGCACCAACAAGCTGGGTGGAAAAATCATCTGGGTGACCGGTCCAAATATGAGCCAACATTATTATGCACATCTGGATGACTATGCAGAACATATTCAGGAAGGCGACTGGGTTGAGGCAGGTGAAGTCATCGCTTATGTGGGGAATACAGGTAATGCCAAAAATACCCCGCCGCACTTACATTATGGCATTTATTTAGGTGGGCAAGGAGCAACCAATCCTTATCCTTATTTAGTTCCTTCTCCATGA
- a CDS encoding NAD(P)/FAD-dependent oxidoreductase: MTAHKIVIVGGGAGGLELATQLGESLGKSGKAQIVLVDQKLTHIWKPLLHEVAAGTLNPHEEETNYFAHSAAHHYEFVLGTFTGLDREAKQIVVETEYFSKKAQAKKNQRIDYDTLVLALGSTSNDFNTEGVKQFCHFLDSRPQADIFQQDLLHLYLNAQHEASSRELNIAIIGAGATGVELAAELVEAKHNFFKYGLNKVDPNKVKITLIEAADRILTALSPKVAEHTMQQLEKFGIEVLTSHRVAKVDEDKIYFADGSSLDAEIKVWAAGIKAPEVLAQLQDMEKDNIHRLKVFSTLQTKSDPDIFAFGDCAHCQPAADEPVLGPRAQVASQQANFLANALKARVNEESYLPMFKFSDKGSLISLSQNKAVGELLGQVNVQGFVAKSMYVSLYRIHQATIHGYAHAGILTAKDFVTRKISPKLKLH, encoded by the coding sequence ATGACAGCACATAAAATCGTGATTGTGGGTGGTGGTGCCGGTGGTCTGGAACTGGCAACTCAGCTGGGTGAGAGCTTGGGTAAAAGCGGCAAAGCGCAGATTGTTTTAGTCGATCAAAAACTGACGCATATCTGGAAACCGCTGCTGCATGAAGTTGCCGCAGGCACCTTAAATCCACATGAAGAAGAAACTAATTATTTTGCCCATTCAGCCGCACATCATTATGAATTTGTCTTGGGGACATTTACCGGTCTGGATCGTGAAGCGAAACAGATTGTGGTAGAAACAGAATATTTCTCCAAAAAAGCCCAAGCCAAGAAGAACCAGCGCATCGACTATGACACCCTGGTACTGGCCTTGGGTTCTACCTCGAATGACTTTAATACCGAAGGCGTCAAACAGTTCTGTCATTTTCTCGACAGCCGTCCACAAGCTGATATCTTTCAGCAGGATCTGTTGCATCTCTATTTGAATGCTCAACATGAAGCTTCGAGCCGTGAACTGAATATCGCGATTATTGGCGCCGGTGCGACTGGAGTAGAATTGGCTGCCGAGTTGGTGGAGGCCAAACACAATTTCTTTAAATATGGCTTAAACAAGGTCGATCCAAATAAAGTCAAAATTACCTTAATTGAAGCGGCGGATCGTATTTTGACTGCGCTCTCGCCGAAAGTTGCTGAACATACCATGCAACAGCTGGAAAAATTCGGTATTGAAGTCCTTACCAGTCATCGTGTGGCCAAGGTAGATGAAGACAAAATTTATTTTGCAGATGGCTCAAGTCTGGATGCCGAGATTAAAGTCTGGGCCGCAGGTATCAAAGCACCTGAAGTCTTGGCACAACTGCAAGATATGGAAAAGGACAATATTCACCGCTTGAAAGTCTTCTCCACCCTGCAAACCAAATCTGATCCAGACATTTTTGCTTTTGGTGATTGTGCTCACTGCCAGCCTGCTGCAGATGAACCGGTCTTGGGTCCACGCGCACAAGTGGCTAGCCAACAGGCCAATTTCCTGGCCAATGCCTTGAAAGCACGTGTTAATGAAGAAAGTTATTTACCGATGTTTAAATTTTCTGACAAAGGTTCACTGATTTCCTTAAGCCAGAATAAAGCCGTCGGCGAGTTGCTCGGTCAGGTCAATGTGCAAGGCTTTGTTGCCAAATCGATGTATGTTTCTTTATATCGAATTCATCAGGCGACCATTCATGGTTATGCGCATGCTGGCATTCTCACCGCAAAAGATTTTGTTACACGAAAAATTTCTCCAAAGCTGAAATTGCATTGA
- the uraH gene encoding hydroxyisourate hydrolase: protein MKKIIFALAATSLSTFSCANPLSVHVLNQETGLPSANVTVTLEAQQGEKWVKLNEAKTDSNGRIKEFYPKDTALQKGVYKVTFKTGDWFKANNQRTFFPEVPVVFVIDGALEHYHIPLLLSSYGYSTYRGN, encoded by the coding sequence ATGAAAAAAATAATTTTCGCTTTAGCTGCGACTTCCCTTTCAACTTTTAGCTGTGCCAATCCACTAAGTGTTCATGTGCTTAATCAAGAAACTGGCCTACCCTCTGCTAATGTCACGGTCACCCTAGAAGCTCAGCAAGGTGAGAAATGGGTAAAGCTCAATGAAGCCAAGACAGACAGTAATGGTCGTATTAAAGAATTTTATCCTAAAGACACCGCGTTACAAAAAGGCGTTTATAAAGTAACGTTTAAAACGGGTGATTGGTTTAAGGCCAATAATCAACGGACGTTCTTCCCTGAAGTACCGGTGGTTTTTGTGATTGATGGTGCTTTAGAGCACTACCATATTCCACTGCTATTAAGTTCTTATGGGTATTCGACGTATCGGGGGAATTAA
- the icd gene encoding NADP-dependent isocitrate dehydrogenase, whose amino-acid sequence MGYQKIVVPVDGTKITVNADLSLNVPNNPIIPFIEGDGIGADITPTMRTVVDAAVQKAYAGKRSIEWMEVYCGEKADKIYGTYMPEETLEALRDYVISIKGPLTTPVGGGIRSLNVALRQELDLYVCVRPVRWFEGVPSPVHNPELTDMVIFRENSEDIYAGIEWKADSQEAKKVIKFLKEEMGVTNIRFEDNCGIGIKPVSKEGSQRLVRKAIQFAIENDKPSVTLVHKGNIMKYTEGAFKEWGYEVALERFGGELLDGGPWVKIKNPRTGKDIIIKDVIADAFLQQILMRPADYSVIATLNLNGDYISDALAAEVGGIGIAPGANIGGSIAVYEATHGTAPKYAGQDKVNPGSIILSAEMMLRDMGWIEAADLIIKGISGAIAAKTVTYDFERLMPGATLLRCSEFGEAIIANMDA is encoded by the coding sequence ATGGGATATCAAAAAATCGTAGTACCTGTGGATGGTACCAAAATTACCGTTAATGCAGACCTGTCACTCAACGTACCAAATAATCCAATTATCCCATTTATCGAAGGGGATGGAATCGGTGCAGATATTACACCAACAATGCGAACTGTGGTAGATGCTGCTGTGCAAAAAGCATACGCCGGGAAGCGTTCCATCGAATGGATGGAAGTCTACTGCGGTGAAAAAGCTGACAAAATTTACGGCACCTATATGCCTGAAGAAACTCTCGAAGCGCTGCGCGATTATGTGATATCGATCAAAGGTCCACTGACCACACCAGTTGGTGGCGGTATTCGTTCCCTGAATGTAGCCTTACGTCAGGAACTGGATTTATATGTCTGTGTACGTCCGGTACGCTGGTTTGAAGGGGTGCCTTCACCGGTGCATAATCCGGAACTAACCGATATGGTGATCTTCCGTGAGAATTCAGAAGATATTTATGCCGGTATTGAATGGAAAGCAGATTCTCAGGAAGCGAAAAAGGTTATCAAGTTTTTGAAAGAAGAAATGGGTGTAACCAACATCCGCTTTGAAGACAATTGTGGGATCGGGATCAAACCTGTCTCCAAAGAAGGTAGCCAGCGTCTGGTGCGTAAAGCGATTCAGTTCGCCATCGAAAATGACAAGCCTAGTGTGACTTTGGTACACAAAGGCAATATCATGAAATACACCGAAGGGGCATTTAAAGAGTGGGGCTATGAGGTCGCATTGGAACGTTTCGGCGGTGAGCTTTTAGATGGTGGTCCATGGGTTAAAATCAAAAATCCAAGAACAGGCAAAGACATTATTATTAAAGATGTCATTGCTGATGCCTTCTTGCAGCAAATCTTGATGCGTCCGGCGGATTATTCTGTAATTGCGACACTGAACTTAAATGGTGATTATATTTCTGATGCGCTAGCTGCGGAAGTCGGCGGGATCGGGATTGCACCGGGTGCCAATATCGGCGGTTCGATTGCAGTTTATGAAGCAACCCACGGTACAGCGCCTAAATATGCTGGACAAGATAAAGTAAATCCGGGTTCGATTATTCTGTCAGCAGAAATGATGCTGCGTGATATGGGCTGGATAGAAGCTGCCGACCTGATCATCAAGGGGATTTCGGGTGCGATTGCGGCAAAAACGGTGACCTACGATTTTGAGCGCTTAATGCCAGGGGCGACCTTGCTGCGTTGTTCCGAGTTTGGTGAAGCGATTATTGCCAATATGGATGCCTGA
- the paaI gene encoding hydroxyphenylacetyl-CoA thioesterase PaaI, protein MDQQVSQMFNQDRLIQHLGAHLVSYNHNYAKIELKVTEQHLQGHQTCNGAVIFALADAAFAIACNTGEHPAVGQHCGIHYLKPGLLGDTLTAVAEHKASSGRSGIYDIQVMNQHNQIVAEFRGTSRLIIK, encoded by the coding sequence ATGGATCAGCAAGTCAGCCAGATGTTTAATCAGGACCGGTTAATTCAGCATCTTGGTGCTCATCTGGTTTCTTATAATCACAATTATGCAAAGATCGAATTAAAGGTGACTGAACAACATTTACAAGGTCATCAGACCTGTAACGGTGCCGTGATTTTCGCACTGGCAGATGCAGCTTTTGCAATTGCCTGCAATACCGGTGAACATCCGGCAGTCGGTCAACATTGCGGTATTCATTATTTAAAACCGGGCTTGCTTGGCGACACACTGACTGCTGTAGCAGAACACAAAGCCAGCAGTGGCCGTAGTGGCATTTATGATATTCAGGTAATGAATCAACATAATCAAATCGTAGCGGAATTCCGTGGCACATCACGACTGATTATTAAATAA
- a CDS encoding IS5 family transposase: MPRTMLNDQHWSKLLSIFRNFDIYFKSNLRNFVEAILYRIRTGCPWRDLPKEFGSYNSIFKKYNRWCKNDKLMKIFKLISSSADMEWVFIDGSHVRAHQHSAGIKDQDISKSIGGNSSKIHLAVDADGNPIEIIISDGTIHDVKIAPKMIEKLDLSETEVCCADKGYDSESLREQISAKKTKANIPRKSNTQSNNDHMDWYLYKIRHLVENAFCRLKQFRGIATRYDKLKCSYEGAVALACIFIWLPLSGKFYT; this comes from the coding sequence ATGCCTCGTACAATGCTGAATGATCAACACTGGTCTAAGTTACTTTCTATTTTCCGAAATTTTGATATCTATTTCAAATCTAATTTGAGAAATTTTGTCGAAGCAATACTTTATAGAATAAGAACAGGCTGCCCATGGCGTGATTTGCCTAAAGAATTTGGTTCGTATAACTCAATCTTTAAAAAATATAATCGTTGGTGTAAAAATGATAAGTTAATGAAAATATTTAAATTAATTTCTTCAAGTGCTGATATGGAATGGGTTTTTATTGATGGTAGTCATGTTCGGGCACACCAACATTCTGCTGGAATAAAAGATCAGGATATTTCTAAAAGCATTGGTGGAAATAGTTCTAAAATACACTTAGCTGTTGATGCGGATGGCAATCCAATCGAAATTATTATCTCCGATGGAACGATACATGATGTCAAGATTGCTCCCAAAATGATTGAAAAACTTGATTTGAGTGAAACGGAAGTATGTTGTGCAGACAAAGGATATGACTCTGAATCATTAAGAGAACAAATATCTGCGAAAAAAACTAAAGCGAATATTCCAAGAAAATCAAATACTCAGTCAAATAATGATCATATGGATTGGTATTTATATAAAATCAGACACTTAGTTGAGAATGCATTTTGTAGGTTAAAGCAGTTCAGAGGAATAGCAACACGATATGATAAGCTAAAGTGTAGCTATGAGGGGGCAGTTGCATTAGCTTGTATATTTATTTGGCTACCTTTATCGGGTAAATTCTATACTTGA
- a CDS encoding YbfB/YjiJ family MFS transporter, giving the protein MSSNTMKLSLFLCLSMCLGIGILRFSYTALLPGTREAFGWSADFASLLGSANLLGYLIGAFTAMRLPQDRSMSTYIQISAFAGMFSLMCCAFSGFSEAWYIAWRVISGISGGLMMILSPSVVAQCCELQDRLKINFIGFSGIGLGVLIATLFLPYLDQISIQTAWLILCGFALLICIVLSLLIQKFKPYLSTQALAVTSPLSLNSVFYSLLTVYACSAFAYIPHSLFWIDYLSQQLGLSLFWINFNWILYGIGSALGAFSAYVLARKWGNFAALKILYSLYIVAIFIATLDAYPLLTFSSSFFTGMLNPAVVFLTSYTILQLYGLAYKKLWSIATLCFASIQLIGGLSFSALQYFGLSYHQQFILATLVLLLGTLQLFWYTRPVRLKSEQQTPPISAHGEGTK; this is encoded by the coding sequence ATGTCCTCAAACACAATGAAGCTCAGCCTGTTTCTCTGCCTTAGTATGTGCTTGGGCATAGGCATTCTTCGCTTTTCTTATACCGCGTTGTTACCTGGTACACGAGAAGCCTTTGGCTGGAGTGCAGATTTTGCTAGCCTCTTGGGCAGTGCCAATTTGCTGGGTTATTTAATCGGTGCTTTTACCGCGATGCGTCTTCCTCAAGACCGCAGTATGAGTACCTATATTCAAATTTCAGCCTTTGCCGGTATGTTCAGCCTGATGTGCTGTGCATTTTCTGGTTTCTCTGAAGCGTGGTATATCGCTTGGCGGGTTATTTCCGGGATCAGCGGTGGACTGATGATGATCTTATCGCCGAGTGTGGTCGCGCAGTGTTGTGAACTTCAGGATCGTCTTAAAATCAACTTTATTGGTTTTAGCGGGATTGGACTAGGCGTTTTAATTGCGACCCTGTTTCTGCCTTATCTGGATCAAATTTCCATACAGACTGCATGGCTGATCTTATGCGGTTTTGCTTTGCTTATCTGTATCGTTTTAAGTTTACTGATTCAGAAATTTAAGCCGTATTTGTCCACACAAGCTCTTGCAGTTACCTCTCCTCTCTCTTTGAATAGCGTCTTTTATAGTTTATTGACGGTCTACGCGTGTAGTGCATTCGCCTATATACCGCATTCACTCTTCTGGATTGATTATTTAAGCCAGCAGTTGGGATTGAGCTTGTTCTGGATTAATTTCAACTGGATTCTGTATGGAATAGGCAGTGCCTTGGGTGCCTTTAGTGCTTATGTGCTGGCCAGAAAATGGGGTAATTTTGCTGCCCTGAAAATTCTTTATAGTCTTTATATTGTGGCTATTTTTATTGCGACTCTAGATGCCTATCCCTTACTCACTTTTAGCTCTTCCTTTTTTACCGGGATGTTAAATCCGGCTGTGGTCTTCCTGACCTCCTATACCATTTTACAACTGTATGGACTGGCTTATAAAAAGCTCTGGAGTATTGCTACCTTGTGTTTTGCCTCGATTCAGCTGATCGGTGGACTCAGCTTTAGTGCGCTGCAATATTTTGGATTGAGCTATCATCAACAGTTCATACTGGCCACATTGGTTCTTTTATTAGGAACATTGCAACTGTTCTGGTACACACGTCCTGTCAGACTCAAGTCTGAACAACAAACTCCGCCAATTTCTGCTCATGGAGAAGGAACTAAATAA
- a CDS encoding DUF2971 domain-containing protein, which translates to MKLYKYRYGSKRDLEALQNNYFYAPHSTQLNDPSENLFSEKDIHKVFELFHNIFSFSTSDIRKEFDQLCQKVRKEVGIYSLSRIQKDELLWAYYADSHTGFCIEYDFEKLDELRSISAAFEIDYAEQRPELKFDHVFKNGATAVEKLLRVTTGTKSIKWRHEEEYRICIEPFGRFNYDYRAVKAIYFGMRMPKSKIDLVKNNNKLPDSYAKVCQQQVMEVLKGRGIKYYQMKLKEDSYEFDCYEIADIYQNSQKYKDKVHLIPKNLIDYNDYGRGVERGYFDKVAEIISKEPYFYELNRVC; encoded by the coding sequence ATGAAATTATATAAATATAGATATGGTTCAAAACGTGATTTGGAAGCTTTACAGAACAATTATTTTTATGCTCCACATTCGACACAGCTGAATGATCCATCTGAGAATCTATTCAGTGAAAAAGACATTCATAAAGTATTTGAGCTGTTTCATAATATATTTAGTTTTTCGACTTCTGATATTAGGAAAGAATTTGATCAACTATGTCAAAAAGTTAGGAAGGAGGTCGGGATTTACTCTCTAAGTCGAATTCAAAAGGACGAATTGCTTTGGGCATATTATGCCGATTCACATACAGGATTCTGTATTGAATATGATTTTGAAAAGCTTGATGAACTGAGATCTATAAGTGCTGCGTTTGAGATTGATTATGCTGAACAAAGACCAGAATTGAAGTTTGATCATGTATTCAAAAATGGAGCGACAGCTGTGGAAAAATTATTGCGAGTTACAACAGGGACTAAATCTATAAAATGGCGACACGAAGAAGAGTACAGGATTTGTATCGAACCTTTTGGTAGATTTAACTATGATTATAGGGCAGTGAAAGCAATCTACTTCGGAATGAGGATGCCTAAATCAAAAATTGATCTCGTAAAAAACAATAACAAATTGCCTGATTCTTATGCAAAAGTATGCCAACAGCAAGTTATGGAAGTATTGAAAGGAAGAGGTATTAAGTATTATCAAATGAAATTAAAAGAGGATAGTTATGAGTTTGATTGTTATGAGATAGCAGATATTTATCAAAATTCTCAAAAATACAAAGACAAAGTTCATCTAATTCCAAAGAATTTGATTGACTATAATGACTATGGTCGAGGGGTTGAAAGAGGTTATTTTGATAAGGTTGCAGAAATCATTAGTAAAGAACCATATTTTTATGAGCTAAATAGGGTCTGTTGA
- a CDS encoding rRNA large subunit pseudouridine synthase E has translation MKIVILNKPYDVLSQFRADEKHPTMADFVNDKDLRLAGRLDMDSEGLVFLTDHGGLNQYITNPANKKFKTYMVQVEGDVTEEALEQLRKGVELKDGMTLPARAEKVSEPEWLWERNPPVRFRASVPTSWVEISICEGRNRQVRRMTSAVGFPTLRLIRTKIGEIDLVRMGLQPGETREIEPLLYPDFQNVPAEEPYRSRSYVKKPGGTGGKPMVRKNKDGSVKKSGTKRIWQMDESEKPKRRTNGTTRPNTKAPRGRGRGRG, from the coding sequence ATGAAAATCGTCATTCTAAACAAACCTTATGACGTCCTCTCCCAATTCCGTGCGGATGAAAAGCACCCAACCATGGCTGATTTTGTCAACGACAAAGATTTACGTCTTGCGGGTCGTTTGGACATGGACTCAGAAGGTCTGGTTTTCCTCACCGATCACGGTGGTCTCAACCAATATATCACCAATCCTGCCAATAAAAAGTTTAAAACTTATATGGTGCAAGTGGAAGGTGATGTCACTGAAGAAGCACTTGAGCAGCTTCGTAAAGGTGTGGAACTGAAAGATGGCATGACGCTTCCTGCACGTGCTGAAAAAGTGTCTGAACCGGAATGGTTGTGGGAGCGTAATCCTCCTGTACGTTTCCGTGCCTCTGTTCCGACGTCTTGGGTTGAGATTTCGATCTGTGAAGGTCGTAACCGTCAGGTTCGTCGTATGACCTCTGCTGTGGGCTTCCCTACACTGCGTTTGATCCGTACTAAAATTGGTGAGATTGATTTGGTTCGTATGGGATTGCAACCGGGCGAGACTAGAGAAATTGAACCATTATTATATCCAGACTTCCAGAATGTTCCTGCGGAAGAACCATACCGTTCACGCTCTTATGTGAAAAAGCCGGGTGGTACTGGCGGTAAGCCAATGGTTCGTAAGAACAAAGATGGTTCTGTGAAAAAGTCTGGCACCAAACGTATCTGGCAAATGGATGAAAGTGAAAAGCCGAAACGTCGCACCAATGGTACTACTCGTCCAAATACCAAGGCACCACGTGGTCGCGGCCGCGGTCGTGGCTAA
- a CDS encoding M61 family metallopeptidase, producing MLHYQIEFDDYRQHLIHVTVRFLADPTQVLSLPTWIPGSYLIREFSKHIEAVKAYDEDGRQLQIQKFEKNKWRLFNTDHELITVEYDVYAYDLSVRGAYVDQNRLYVNPACACLGLEGQENKEIELEIFLPDELKHFQLASGMKAKSLVRGRFTLKAKNYAELIDAPFELAEQTRFSFEANGIPHEFVVSGKHAMNAARMQQDIEKICATEISMFGSAPFTDYTFMTMATGNSYGGLEHPNSTSLISPRDDLPKANEPEEPSKDYQRFLGLCSHEYFHSWLVKFIRPENFVNYDLNREGYTSLLWIFEGFTSYYDDLILLRSGVINQESYITLLKAQIDRYLQNPGRAIQSVSESSFDAWVKFYRQDENSNNAGTSYYNKGCLVALCLDLGLRLRGSSLDALMRRLYENAQKGVQVHERTIFELCKELTGDDWSEQINHLINTTDELPLDQLFPEFGMAYSLRNEKSLPFGLKLADKPEGVLVQSARRDGVAVLAGLSANDVIIAIDGLKATTKLVESYAKQQGTFTVYAFRRDELMTFEVQAAGSELTEVELKVEDPAKAEKWLKA from the coding sequence ATGTTGCATTATCAAATTGAATTTGACGATTATCGTCAGCATCTTATTCACGTGACTGTTCGTTTTCTTGCGGACCCGACCCAAGTCCTGTCATTACCGACCTGGATTCCGGGAAGCTATCTGATTCGAGAATTTTCCAAGCACATTGAAGCGGTCAAAGCTTATGATGAGGATGGGCGCCAGTTACAGATCCAGAAATTTGAAAAGAACAAATGGCGTTTGTTCAATACTGATCATGAACTGATTACAGTGGAATATGATGTCTATGCCTATGACCTGTCCGTTCGTGGTGCATATGTGGATCAAAATCGTCTCTACGTGAACCCAGCTTGTGCATGTTTAGGGCTAGAAGGTCAGGAAAATAAAGAAATTGAACTGGAAATCTTCCTGCCAGATGAATTAAAGCATTTTCAGCTGGCAAGCGGCATGAAAGCCAAAAGTCTGGTCAGAGGCCGTTTCACGCTGAAAGCTAAAAACTATGCCGAACTGATTGATGCGCCATTTGAGCTAGCAGAACAAACCCGTTTCAGTTTTGAAGCAAATGGTATTCCGCATGAGTTTGTGGTGTCAGGCAAACACGCGATGAATGCGGCGCGTATGCAGCAGGACATTGAAAAAATCTGTGCTACAGAAATTTCAATGTTTGGTTCGGCGCCGTTTACAGACTATACCTTTATGACCATGGCAACCGGCAATAGCTATGGCGGTCTGGAGCATCCAAATTCTACCAGCCTGATTTCACCACGTGATGACTTGCCGAAAGCTAATGAGCCAGAAGAGCCATCTAAAGATTATCAGCGTTTCTTGGGCTTATGTAGCCATGAATATTTCCATTCATGGTTGGTGAAATTCATTCGCCCTGAAAACTTCGTCAATTATGATTTAAACAGAGAAGGCTATACTTCTTTGTTGTGGATCTTTGAAGGTTTCACCTCGTATTATGACGATTTGATCTTGCTACGCAGCGGCGTGATTAATCAGGAATCATATATTACTTTGTTAAAAGCACAGATTGACCGCTATTTGCAAAATCCGGGACGTGCGATTCAGTCAGTCTCTGAATCCAGTTTTGATGCTTGGGTGAAATTCTATCGTCAGGATGAAAACTCGAATAATGCAGGTACCAGCTATTATAACAAAGGCTGTTTAGTTGCATTGTGCCTGGATTTGGGTCTGCGTTTACGTGGTTCAAGTCTGGATGCCCTGATGCGTCGTTTGTATGAAAACGCTCAGAAGGGTGTTCAGGTACATGAACGGACAATCTTTGAATTATGCAAAGAGCTGACAGGAGATGATTGGTCAGAACAGATTAATCACTTGATCAATACTACAGATGAATTGCCGCTGGATCAACTCTTCCCTGAATTTGGTATGGCTTATAGCCTGAGAAATGAAAAGTCTTTGCCATTCGGTTTAAAACTGGCAGATAAGCCGGAAGGTGTGCTGGTTCAATCTGCGCGTCGTGATGGGGTTGCTGTACTCGCTGGCCTTTCTGCCAATGATGTCATTATTGCAATTGATGGCTTAAAAGCAACGACCAAACTTGTTGAAAGCTATGCAAAACAGCAAGGTACTTTTACAGTGTATGCATTCCGTCGTGATGAGCTGATGACCTTCGAGGTTCAAGCTGCGGGTTCTGAACTGACCGAAGTTGAACTGAAAGTGGAAGATCCGGCTAAAGCCGAGAAATGGCTTAAAGCTTAA